One genomic segment of Intestinimonas butyriciproducens includes these proteins:
- a CDS encoding 4Fe-4S dicluster domain-containing protein → MNLTEAVKAAGIVGAGGAGFPTHVKLNAKAECFVVNAAECEPLIETDKYLCRTYADEIIAAVAAVATHLGAERAVIALKGKYRAEIAALSDAIGRMGAQVEIFEMGTFYPAGDEQTMVQQVTGRSVPERGLPLDVGCVVDNVGTLLNIFDALQGKNVTDKFLSVVGEVKAPIMLHVPVGTAITECVAAAEPTIGAYSLILGGPMMGKVLEDQAAIEAAVVTKTTGNIIVLPKDHYLFRRAALPMAAIRHQTRSACIQCRMCTDLCPRYLIGHQIRPNLVMRNLWREEGMEDNEEYLRAFGDAANCCDCGVCEMFACPMGLSPRKVNQYIKGQLRSRGIQVPRNMEPQAREFVDQRHTPTDRLVARLGLSQYYGLHAHTCKELHPETVFVAFSQHIGKPAIPVKAAGDHVEKGELLAQAAEGLSANIHASIAGVVEEITEKGARIRGRKE, encoded by the coding sequence ATGAATCTGACCGAAGCAGTCAAGGCAGCCGGTATCGTCGGCGCAGGCGGCGCTGGGTTTCCCACCCACGTCAAGCTGAACGCCAAGGCCGAATGCTTTGTGGTCAACGCCGCAGAGTGCGAGCCTCTCATCGAGACAGATAAATATCTGTGCCGCACCTATGCGGACGAGATCATCGCCGCAGTGGCCGCCGTGGCCACCCATCTGGGGGCCGAACGGGCGGTGATCGCATTGAAAGGAAAGTATAGGGCTGAGATTGCCGCACTTTCCGATGCCATCGGGCGCATGGGCGCCCAAGTGGAGATATTTGAGATGGGGACCTTCTATCCCGCAGGCGACGAGCAGACCATGGTCCAGCAGGTCACGGGCCGCTCGGTCCCGGAGCGGGGCCTCCCGCTGGACGTGGGATGCGTAGTGGACAACGTGGGCACCCTGCTCAATATCTTCGACGCCCTGCAGGGTAAAAACGTTACCGATAAGTTCCTCTCCGTGGTGGGCGAGGTAAAGGCTCCCATCATGCTCCACGTTCCCGTGGGCACCGCCATTACCGAGTGTGTGGCGGCGGCAGAGCCGACCATCGGCGCGTATTCTTTGATCCTGGGCGGACCCATGATGGGCAAGGTCCTGGAGGACCAGGCGGCCATTGAGGCAGCTGTGGTCACCAAGACTACTGGCAATATCATTGTCCTTCCCAAGGACCACTATTTGTTCCGCCGGGCAGCACTCCCTATGGCAGCCATCCGGCATCAGACCAGAAGCGCCTGTATTCAGTGCCGCATGTGCACCGACCTCTGCCCCCGCTACCTCATTGGTCACCAGATCCGCCCCAATCTGGTGATGCGGAATCTCTGGCGTGAGGAGGGGATGGAGGACAACGAGGAATATCTTCGGGCGTTTGGAGATGCGGCAAACTGCTGCGACTGCGGCGTTTGTGAGATGTTCGCCTGCCCCATGGGGCTCTCTCCGAGAAAAGTGAACCAGTACATCAAAGGGCAGCTCCGCTCCCGTGGTATCCAGGTCCCGCGGAACATGGAGCCGCAGGCAAGAGAGTTTGTGGATCAGCGGCACACGCCCACGGACCGGCTGGTGGCTCGTCTGGGCCTCAGCCAATATTACGGGCTCCACGCCCATACGTGTAAGGAACTGCACCCAGAGACGGTGTTCGTCGCCTTCTCACAGCACATTGGGAAGCCCGCAATCCCGGTAAAGGCAGCGGGCGACCATGTGGAGAAAGGCGAATTGTTGGCGCAGGCGGCGGAAGGCTTGTCTGCGAATATCCACGCCAGCATTGCCGGCGTGGTGGAGGAGATCACCGAAAAAGGCGCCCGCATCCGCGGTCGGAAGGAGTGA
- a CDS encoding BMC domain-containing protein has product MGNASRLAIGMVELNSIARGIETCDYMVKAAQVDLIRSSTVCPGKYMILIAGDTGDVKASMAEGIKRGGECVVDTLTLPNVHPQVIQAISMTTQVEKPGAVGVLEFYSVASAITAADVAAKAANITLIEVRIGYAIGGKGYVTLTGDVGAVRAAVAAAEREAELLVGTTVIPRPSPKLFQSLL; this is encoded by the coding sequence ATGGGAAACGCCAGCAGACTTGCCATCGGCATGGTGGAACTCAACAGCATCGCCAGGGGCATCGAAACCTGCGATTACATGGTGAAGGCGGCCCAGGTGGACCTCATCCGCTCCTCCACCGTCTGCCCCGGCAAGTACATGATCCTGATCGCCGGCGACACCGGCGACGTAAAAGCCTCCATGGCTGAGGGAATCAAGCGGGGCGGAGAGTGCGTGGTGGACACCCTGACCCTCCCCAACGTGCATCCTCAGGTCATTCAGGCCATCAGCATGACCACGCAGGTAGAAAAGCCGGGTGCCGTGGGCGTTCTGGAGTTTTACTCTGTGGCCTCCGCCATTACGGCCGCCGATGTGGCTGCCAAGGCGGCCAATATCACCCTCATTGAGGTCCGCATCGGCTACGCCATCGGCGGCAAGGGCTATGTGACCCTGACCGGTGATGTGGGTGCGGTCCGGGCGGCTGTGGCCGCGGCGGAGCGGGAGGCGGAGCTCCTGGTGGGTACCACGGTCATCCCCAGGCCGTCGCCTAAGCTATTCCAGTCCCTGCTGTAA
- a CDS encoding ethanolamine utilization protein EutH has protein sequence MDFSELIAAADPSVFTESISAWISGISINSVIMMIMMIFMLVGAIDKICGNKLGYGEKFEEGFNAMGPLAMSMAGVVAAAPVLSMLLGPILKPIYGIFGASPAMFATTLLACDMGGYPLAMQLAEGDVAIGNFAGLILGTMMGPTIVFTIPVALGIIKKEDRGYLGAGVLAGLITVPIGCIVGGLMMNTLAPEYHLNFITIIQNLIPVIIIAALIVLGLWFAPGPMINGFNKFGTGVTIVITALTAIAVFEQITGIMFPVFHIMVENPADGSRGLDSGLLTCGQIAIVLIGAFPMVEWITRTFGKPLEKIGAALGMNEQGSAGMVANLANNIAMFNIMGEMNPKGKLLNVAFAVSAAFVFGDHLGFTAGNNPDMIFPVIVGKLVAGVTAIIVANILAPKLLAKIENVKF, from the coding sequence ATGGATTTTAGTGAACTGATTGCTGCTGCCGACCCCAGTGTCTTTACCGAGAGTATTTCCGCATGGATCTCCGGTATTTCCATCAACTCCGTGATCATGATGATCATGATGATCTTCATGCTCGTAGGCGCCATCGATAAGATCTGCGGCAACAAGCTGGGTTACGGCGAAAAGTTTGAGGAAGGCTTCAACGCCATGGGCCCTCTGGCCATGTCCATGGCCGGCGTTGTGGCGGCCGCCCCGGTGCTGTCCATGCTGCTGGGCCCCATCCTGAAGCCCATTTACGGCATCTTCGGAGCCAGCCCCGCCATGTTCGCCACCACCCTGCTGGCCTGTGACATGGGCGGTTATCCTCTGGCCATGCAGCTGGCCGAGGGCGACGTAGCCATTGGAAACTTTGCCGGCCTGATTCTGGGCACCATGATGGGCCCCACCATCGTGTTTACCATCCCAGTGGCTCTGGGCATCATCAAGAAGGAAGACCGCGGCTATCTGGGTGCCGGCGTCCTGGCCGGTCTCATCACCGTGCCCATTGGCTGTATTGTCGGCGGCCTGATGATGAATACCCTGGCCCCAGAGTATCACCTCAACTTCATCACCATCATCCAGAACCTGATCCCCGTAATCATCATCGCGGCCCTGATCGTCCTCGGCCTGTGGTTCGCCCCCGGTCCCATGATCAACGGCTTTAACAAGTTCGGCACCGGCGTTACCATCGTGATCACCGCCCTCACCGCCATCGCGGTGTTCGAGCAGATCACCGGTATCATGTTCCCCGTGTTCCACATCATGGTGGAGAACCCCGCCGACGGCTCCCGCGGCCTGGACAGCGGCCTGCTGACCTGCGGTCAGATCGCCATCGTCCTCATCGGCGCGTTCCCCATGGTGGAGTGGATCACCCGTACCTTCGGCAAGCCCCTGGAGAAGATCGGCGCCGCTCTGGGCATGAACGAGCAGGGCTCTGCCGGCATGGTGGCCAATCTGGCCAACAACATCGCCATGTTCAACATCATGGGCGAGATGAACCCGAAGGGCAAGCTGCTGAACGTGGCCTTCGCCGTGTCTGCCGCCTTTGTGTTCGGCGATCACCTGGGCTTTACCGCTGGCAACAACCCCGACATGATCTTCCCTGTGATCGTGGGCAAGCTGGTGGCTGGTGTTACCGCCATTATCGTGGCCAATATTCTGGCCCCCAAACTGCTGGCTAAGATCGAGAACGTAAAGTTCTGA
- a CDS encoding cupin domain-containing protein: MNVSEELIRSIVEKVLSETAAASSCGCGFEKHVDPSGVLSVKTSTVKLEPFEGRNDVKLKDVATLEEAPRMGCGIMELTDGADFEWTLTYDEWDIVLEGRLEIKIDGRVVGGDAGDVIYIPKGSHIHFSTPDHAKYAYTVFPADWQ; the protein is encoded by the coding sequence ATGAATGTAAGTGAAGAACTCATCCGCAGCATCGTGGAAAAGGTCCTCTCGGAGACGGCCGCCGCGTCCTCCTGCGGCTGTGGCTTTGAGAAGCACGTCGATCCCAGCGGCGTACTCAGCGTCAAGACCTCCACCGTGAAGCTGGAGCCCTTTGAGGGGCGGAACGACGTCAAGCTCAAGGATGTAGCCACTCTGGAAGAGGCGCCCCGCATGGGTTGCGGCATCATGGAGCTCACCGACGGAGCCGACTTCGAGTGGACCCTGACCTATGACGAGTGGGACATCGTGCTGGAAGGCCGTCTGGAGATCAAGATCGACGGGCGTGTGGTAGGCGGAGATGCCGGAGACGTCATCTACATCCCCAAGGGTAGCCATATCCATTTCAGCACCCCCGATCACGCCAAATACGCCTATACCGTGTTCCCTGCCGACTGGCAGTAA
- a CDS encoding TIM barrel protein: MKKLISMPMTAGTLAEYPPTRSLEAACRHFDCDGLEVIWGGEDLPENIPEHLHVGYHLTFFPDWLDFWRADRRALTRKFGSATAWTSFYGGPEGPDTLLKLYSEDLDRAVRWGAEYVVFHVSDVSVEEGYTYRWEHSHQEVVDAALEAINTLLSGRNLTLAFLVENQWWPGFTFTMPALTRCLLDGIQYENKGIMLDTGHLMNANLELRTQEEGADWVSRMLEEHGGLGSMVRGIHLHQSLSGAYVKAHTGSLPDPWPVDYAEQFCQSYQHILSIDTHRPWTTPAVRALVERIAPEWLVHELSAANRAERDKRLEIQSRALGVL, encoded by the coding sequence TTGAAAAAGCTGATCAGTATGCCGATGACTGCCGGAACGCTGGCGGAGTATCCACCGACCAGGAGCTTGGAGGCAGCTTGCCGACACTTTGATTGCGACGGGCTGGAGGTGATCTGGGGCGGGGAAGACCTGCCGGAGAATATCCCGGAGCATCTCCATGTGGGATACCATCTGACCTTCTTCCCGGACTGGCTGGATTTCTGGCGGGCGGACCGGAGGGCGCTGACCCGCAAGTTTGGGAGCGCGACCGCATGGACCTCCTTTTACGGCGGACCGGAGGGGCCGGACACCCTGTTGAAGCTCTATTCCGAGGATCTCGACCGTGCGGTGCGGTGGGGGGCCGAGTATGTGGTCTTCCACGTCTCGGATGTGTCCGTGGAGGAGGGCTATACCTATCGTTGGGAGCACAGCCATCAGGAGGTCGTCGACGCGGCGCTGGAGGCCATCAACACGCTGCTTTCGGGCCGAAATCTTACACTGGCCTTCCTGGTGGAGAACCAGTGGTGGCCGGGCTTCACCTTCACAATGCCGGCGCTTACCAGGTGCCTGCTGGATGGCATTCAGTATGAGAATAAGGGCATTATGCTGGATACCGGCCATTTGATGAATGCGAACCTGGAGCTCAGGACACAGGAGGAAGGGGCGGACTGGGTCAGCCGAATGCTGGAGGAGCACGGCGGGCTGGGGAGCATGGTCCGGGGAATCCACCTCCACCAGAGCCTCAGCGGCGCCTATGTAAAGGCCCACACAGGCAGCCTGCCGGACCCCTGGCCGGTGGACTATGCGGAGCAGTTCTGCCAGAGCTATCAGCATATCCTGAGCATCGATACCCATCGCCCATGGACCACCCCCGCCGTACGGGCGCTGGTGGAAAGGATCGCTCCGGAATGGCTGGTACATGAGCTCTCTGCGGCGAACCGTGCGGAGCGGGACAAGCGGTTGGAGATCCAAAGCCGGGCTCTGGGCGTTCTTTAG
- a CDS encoding ANTAR domain-containing response regulator, with product MQAKGNYVVLADSSAEDRGRLRGILERGGYTVAGEANDGVELVQLCEALRPETVFLDIPLRYLDGLSAAAYLRKEHLAELVFFVTGRSDERLVSAARDLGAGGYLVKPVTEKQLLPGLAAALARNRAMERIRQDCAEVERQISEHRTLERAKCAVMEREKLNAGDALDFLRRVAEEKRMPLLKIAELFTVLPGANPEQ from the coding sequence ATGCAGGCAAAGGGAAACTATGTTGTCCTGGCAGACAGCAGCGCGGAGGACCGCGGGAGACTGCGGGGGATTTTGGAGCGGGGCGGATATACGGTCGCCGGAGAAGCCAACGACGGCGTGGAGCTGGTCCAGCTCTGTGAGGCGCTTCGGCCGGAGACGGTCTTTCTGGATATCCCCCTGCGCTATCTGGATGGCCTTTCGGCGGCCGCCTACCTGCGAAAGGAGCATTTGGCGGAGCTGGTCTTCTTTGTGACAGGGCGGTCGGACGAAAGGCTGGTGTCCGCAGCCAGAGATCTGGGAGCGGGAGGTTATCTGGTAAAGCCGGTGACGGAAAAACAGCTACTGCCGGGGTTGGCCGCAGCTCTGGCGCGGAACAGAGCCATGGAGCGCATCCGGCAGGACTGTGCCGAAGTCGAACGGCAGATCAGTGAGCACCGGACGCTGGAGCGGGCCAAATGTGCCGTCATGGAGCGGGAGAAGCTCAATGCGGGGGATGCGCTGGACTTTCTGCGGAGGGTGGCGGAGGAGAAGCGGATGCCTCTTTTGAAAATCGCGGAGCTTTTCACCGTGCTGCCCGGGGCCAATCCGGAGCAGTGA
- the eutL gene encoding ethanolamine utilization microcompartment protein EutL, protein MKRDPVRASVLATKIIPNVAADLAKELGLLPGEKSLALVTSDCDDVTYTALDEATKKADCRVAYAKSFYAGAANANTKLAGEIIGILAAPNPAEAKAGLAACVDMIENVCHFVSANEDDTIVYYAHCISRTGSYLSEGAGIAEGEALAYLIAPPLEAMYGVDAALKAADVRLCVLYAPPSETNFGGGLLTGSQSACKSACDAFAAAVEFVADNPID, encoded by the coding sequence ATGAAGCGGGATCCTGTAAGAGCAAGTGTCCTGGCGACCAAGATCATTCCCAATGTGGCCGCCGATCTGGCCAAGGAGCTGGGCCTTCTGCCTGGTGAGAAGTCCCTGGCCCTGGTCACGTCCGACTGTGATGATGTGACCTATACCGCCCTGGACGAGGCCACGAAGAAGGCCGACTGCCGCGTGGCATATGCCAAGAGCTTCTACGCCGGCGCGGCCAACGCCAACACCAAGCTGGCCGGCGAGATCATCGGCATCCTGGCCGCCCCCAACCCCGCAGAGGCGAAGGCCGGTCTGGCCGCCTGCGTGGATATGATCGAGAACGTGTGCCACTTCGTCTCGGCCAATGAGGACGACACCATCGTGTACTATGCCCACTGCATCTCTCGCACGGGTTCCTACCTGTCCGAGGGAGCGGGGATCGCGGAGGGAGAGGCGCTGGCGTATCTGATCGCGCCCCCTCTGGAGGCGATGTACGGAGTGGATGCGGCGCTGAAGGCGGCGGATGTGCGCCTGTGCGTGCTGTACGCGCCCCCCAGCGAGACCAACTTCGGCGGGGGCCTGCTGACAGGCAGCCAGTCCGCCTGTAAGTCCGCCTGCGACGCCTTCGCCGCCGCGGTGGAGTTCGTGGCCGACAATCCCATCGACTGA
- a CDS encoding ANTAR domain-containing response regulator: MADQEREKTVLLVDDDRPIREGLRRFFDGTSYRVAGEAADGMAAVALCRKLRPDLVLLDVKMPLLNGIDAARLIREERSARCIVMLTSFDDQSCVEQALAAGAAGYLTKPLRAEDILPTLELCLSHTKEYYLLEKNCGSLKRRLASREIVDLAKLTVMEERGLTEEEAYVLIRELSRRKNLSMEQVARSILEKGEAPL, encoded by the coding sequence ATGGCGGACCAGGAACGTGAGAAGACCGTCCTTCTGGTGGACGACGACCGCCCGATCCGGGAGGGGCTGCGACGTTTTTTCGACGGAACGTCCTACCGCGTGGCGGGGGAGGCCGCCGACGGGATGGCAGCGGTGGCGCTGTGCCGGAAGCTGCGGCCCGACCTGGTGCTTTTGGATGTGAAAATGCCCCTGCTGAACGGGATCGACGCCGCGCGGCTGATTCGGGAGGAGCGCAGCGCCCGGTGCATCGTGATGCTTACCTCCTTTGATGACCAGTCCTGCGTGGAGCAGGCCCTCGCGGCGGGGGCCGCGGGCTATCTCACAAAGCCTTTGCGGGCGGAGGACATCCTGCCCACCCTGGAGCTCTGTCTGAGCCATACCAAGGAGTATTATCTGCTGGAGAAGAACTGCGGAAGCCTGAAGCGTCGGCTGGCCAGCCGGGAGATCGTGGATCTGGCCAAGCTGACCGTCATGGAGGAGCGCGGTCTTACCGAGGAGGAGGCCTATGTGCTGATCCGGGAGCTGAGCCGGCGAAAAAACCTCTCCATGGAGCAGGTTGCGCGTTCGATCCTGGAGAAAGGGGAGGCGCCCCTGTGA
- a CDS encoding histidine kinase N-terminal domain-containing protein, whose product MNQITRILCQKYTDLTDDEISYLEEYNKTLQALANAAQADVFIDCRSCTGKSAIVVGEAKPQTVASSYSKPLLGMPMNWLDEPAMERSFRLGVPTIGRKAVSVPENGRVVQTVEPIFFEGRLIAVLIYEKKASLAPEVISSVPDGDRSFQAGDSQWLAQVIDEAVLLVDTGNMVCACNSAARELYRRLGYVSDILGMSAANILLDVEGAEADGGWREIATGDCVLRYRQVELERDNIRYALVIQDITELRRQEKEARLQAMAVRELRHRMKNSIQLLASLLRYQEENAALPEVQSVLRDTAGRILSLNITLEEALAQNAQDELSLRGVLERVRTNILQNSLGPARPVTIRVCGDDLRVSAEAASAISLVVNELVQNAVKHAFPAGRAGVILIELIKTPLFSRISVRDNGVGMDPDRAEGDTLGLGLVRTMVREKLNGELTIQSDKGGTTVVFDFIA is encoded by the coding sequence GTGAATCAGATTACCCGTATTTTGTGCCAGAAGTATACCGATCTCACCGACGATGAGATCTCTTACCTGGAAGAGTATAATAAGACGCTCCAGGCCCTGGCCAACGCCGCCCAGGCCGATGTGTTCATTGATTGCCGCTCCTGCACGGGGAAGTCGGCCATCGTGGTGGGGGAGGCCAAGCCCCAGACGGTGGCCTCGTCCTACTCCAAGCCGCTGCTGGGAATGCCTATGAATTGGCTGGACGAGCCGGCCATGGAGCGTTCCTTTCGGTTGGGGGTGCCCACGATCGGAAGAAAGGCCGTGTCGGTCCCCGAAAATGGAAGAGTGGTCCAGACCGTGGAGCCCATTTTTTTCGAGGGGCGGCTCATTGCTGTATTGATCTATGAAAAGAAAGCGTCGCTGGCGCCGGAGGTGATCTCCTCTGTGCCGGATGGGGATAGGTCCTTCCAGGCGGGGGACAGTCAATGGCTGGCCCAGGTCATTGATGAGGCTGTGCTGCTGGTGGACACCGGAAATATGGTTTGCGCGTGCAACAGTGCGGCCCGGGAACTTTATCGGCGGCTGGGCTATGTCAGCGATATTTTGGGAATGTCTGCGGCCAACATCCTGTTGGATGTGGAAGGCGCAGAGGCGGATGGAGGCTGGCGGGAGATCGCCACCGGCGACTGTGTCCTGCGCTACCGTCAGGTGGAGCTGGAGCGGGACAACATCCGCTATGCGCTGGTCATTCAAGATATCACCGAACTCCGGCGGCAGGAGAAGGAGGCCAGACTCCAGGCCATGGCCGTCCGGGAGCTCCGCCATCGGATGAAAAACAGCATCCAGCTCCTGGCCTCCCTCCTCCGCTACCAAGAGGAGAACGCGGCGCTTCCAGAGGTGCAGTCCGTTTTGCGGGATACCGCCGGACGCATTTTATCTCTCAATATTACGCTGGAGGAGGCCCTGGCACAAAATGCGCAGGATGAACTCTCCCTGCGGGGGGTGCTGGAGCGGGTGCGCACCAATATTCTGCAAAACTCATTGGGGCCAGCCCGGCCTGTGACCATCCGGGTCTGTGGAGACGATCTGCGTGTCTCCGCCGAGGCGGCCTCTGCGATCTCCCTGGTAGTCAACGAGCTGGTGCAGAACGCGGTCAAACACGCGTTCCCGGCCGGGCGCGCGGGTGTTATCCTCATTGAACTCATCAAAACGCCGCTGTTCTCCCGCATCTCGGTCCGGGATAACGGCGTGGGCATGGACCCGGACCGGGCGGAAGGGGATACCCTTGGCCTGGGGCTGGTCCGCACCATGGTCCGGGAGAAGCTGAACGGTGAGCTGACCATTCAATCCGACAAAGGAGGGACCACGGTAGTTTTTGATTTTATCGCCTGA
- a CDS encoding ethanolamine ammonia-lyase subunit EutB → MKLKTSLNGKTYEFKSIADVLAKANEPKSADRFQGIAAETASERVAAKIVLSEMTVEELTEHPTLPYETDEVTRVNLDGLNRPMYERFKSKTIGELREWVLDHRTTSEELGRAGRAFTGEVVAAVAKLMSTLDLVYGASKIHRPTKCVTEIGLPGTLSYRLQANSPTDDVQGILIGVMEGLTYGSGDACLGINPVTDDPETTRRIADGLWNLVVKNSIPTQITVLSHITTQMESVRQGAPLSMFFQSIAGTQEANDNFGVNRALLEEAYALAREKCTGLGPNLLYFETGQGSEASIGADGGVDEMTLEARTYGFGRYFNPFMVNNVSGFIGPETLYDGKEMIRANLEDHFMGKLIGLPMGMAPCYTNHTSITQDDQEMATALLAMAGANYYMGVPVGDDVMLSYQDTSFHDDATLRELTHRLPAPEFHRWMMKMDLMDENGILTARAGDGSIFLK, encoded by the coding sequence ATGAAGCTGAAAACGAGCCTCAACGGAAAGACCTATGAGTTCAAAAGCATTGCGGATGTCCTCGCCAAGGCCAACGAGCCCAAGTCCGCGGACCGCTTCCAGGGGATCGCGGCGGAGACGGCCTCCGAGCGCGTGGCGGCCAAGATCGTCCTCTCGGAGATGACGGTGGAGGAGCTCACAGAACATCCCACGCTGCCCTATGAGACGGATGAGGTCACCCGAGTGAACCTTGACGGGCTGAACCGCCCCATGTATGAGCGGTTCAAGAGCAAGACCATCGGCGAGCTGCGGGAGTGGGTCCTGGACCACCGCACTACCAGCGAGGAGCTGGGCCGGGCCGGACGGGCCTTCACCGGAGAGGTGGTGGCCGCCGTGGCAAAGCTGATGTCCACCCTGGACCTGGTGTATGGGGCCAGCAAGATCCACCGGCCCACCAAGTGCGTGACCGAAATCGGACTTCCCGGAACACTGTCCTATCGGTTGCAGGCAAATAGCCCTACAGACGATGTGCAGGGAATTTTGATCGGTGTGATGGAAGGGCTCACCTACGGCAGCGGAGATGCCTGCCTGGGCATCAATCCTGTGACCGACGACCCGGAGACCACTAGGCGGATCGCGGACGGCCTGTGGAACCTGGTGGTCAAGAACAGCATTCCAACTCAGATTACCGTACTCTCCCATATCACCACACAGATGGAGTCGGTACGGCAGGGCGCGCCGCTGTCTATGTTCTTCCAGTCCATCGCCGGGACCCAGGAGGCCAATGACAATTTCGGCGTGAACCGCGCGCTTTTGGAGGAGGCATACGCGCTGGCGAGGGAGAAATGCACCGGCCTGGGCCCCAATCTCCTCTACTTTGAGACCGGGCAGGGCTCCGAGGCGTCCATCGGCGCCGACGGCGGCGTGGATGAGATGACGCTGGAGGCAAGGACCTACGGTTTTGGCCGGTACTTCAACCCGTTCATGGTCAATAATGTCTCCGGCTTTATCGGGCCCGAGACCTTGTACGACGGCAAGGAGATGATCCGGGCCAATCTGGAGGACCACTTTATGGGCAAGCTCATCGGTCTGCCCATGGGTATGGCGCCCTGCTACACCAACCACACCTCCATCACCCAGGACGACCAGGAGATGGCCACCGCGCTGCTGGCCATGGCGGGAGCCAATTACTATATGGGCGTTCCCGTGGGAGACGACGTGATGCTCTCTTACCAGGACACCAGCTTTCATGACGACGCCACCCTGCGGGAGCTGACCCACCGGCTGCCCGCACCGGAATTCCACAGGTGGATGATGAAGATGGACCTGATGGACGAAAATGGTATCCTCACCGCCCGGGCGGGCGACGGCTCTATTTTCCTGAAATAA
- the eutC gene encoding ethanolamine ammonia-lyase subunit EutC encodes MNTEQLTELIRKAVQEVTGGIPPVSPAVDPGEVPDLSKVDLRAELAVPDPANAEEYLNMKARTPARLGVWRAGPRYRTKTYLRFRADHAVAMDAVFTDVPEDFLAANGLFQVTTRCTSKDEFLTRPDLGRLLDPDTVATLKSKCKANPQVQVYVSDGLSSTAVEANIPDLLPALLQGLKSQHIEAGTPFYVKYGRVGAMDEVAKALGSEVTIVLLGERPGLATGESLSAYMTYRGYPGMPEAGRTVVSNIYQGGTNPAEAGAHIASIAKKMLEQKASGVDLKM; translated from the coding sequence ATGAATACAGAGCAACTGACAGAACTGATCCGAAAGGCCGTACAGGAGGTGACGGGCGGGATACCGCCGGTATCTCCTGCCGTTGATCCCGGCGAGGTGCCCGACCTCTCCAAAGTGGACTTGCGGGCCGAGCTGGCTGTACCTGACCCGGCCAACGCCGAGGAGTATCTCAACATGAAGGCCCGTACCCCGGCTCGGCTGGGCGTATGGCGGGCGGGACCGCGCTACAGGACCAAGACATACCTGCGCTTCCGCGCAGACCATGCGGTGGCGATGGACGCGGTGTTTACCGACGTCCCCGAGGACTTCCTGGCAGCCAACGGGCTCTTTCAGGTCACTACGCGGTGCACCTCCAAGGATGAATTTCTCACGCGGCCCGACTTGGGACGGCTCCTCGACCCGGATACCGTCGCCACGCTGAAGAGCAAATGCAAGGCGAATCCCCAGGTGCAGGTGTACGTATCCGACGGGCTTTCCAGTACAGCTGTGGAGGCCAATATCCCCGATCTGCTGCCGGCGCTGCTGCAGGGCCTCAAATCCCAGCACATCGAGGCGGGGACTCCCTTCTATGTAAAGTATGGGCGGGTCGGGGCCATGGATGAGGTGGCCAAGGCCTTGGGCAGTGAGGTCACCATTGTCCTATTGGGAGAGCGTCCGGGGCTGGCCACTGGAGAATCCCTCAGCGCCTATATGACCTACAGGGGCTATCCGGGGATGCCGGAGGCGGGCCGCACGGTGGTCTCCAACATCTACCAGGGTGGCACCAACCCGGCTGAGGCGGGCGCCCATATTGCCTCCATCGCAAAAAAAATGCTGGAACAAAAGGCCAGCGGCGTAGATCTGAAGATGTAA